A region of the Candidatus Eisenbacteria bacterium genome:
CGGGCTCGCGTACGGCCTCGGGCTCCAGTTCAAGCAGCTGAACCTGGACTACGCCATGACGCCGAACGAGGACTTCGACAACATCCACCGGCTCTCGTTCGGGTACAGCTTCGGAACGGGCGCACCGGAGAAGGAGCCGAAGCAGCCGAAGCCGGAGGAACCGAAGCAGGATCCGGAACCCTCGGAGCCGAAGGGACCGCGGGTCATCGCCCAGGGCGAGGCGCCTTCACCCAAGGCACCGGCCCCGAAGCCGGCGGCGGAGACACCCAAGCCGGCCTCCAAGGAACCGGTCGTCGCCAAGGAGTCCAAGGATGAGGCCGCTCTCGCGGCGGCCGCGGGGGTTCCGGCGGGCGAGTCCAAGCCAGCCCCGGCTCCCGATCCTGCTCCCGCGCCGACCCCGGCGGCCAAGCCGGCTCCCATCCAGTACGCGGTCGTCATGCCCGGGTATCCTTCCAAGGACAGCGCCGAGGCGGAGATGAAGGCCCTCGAGCTCCTGGGCTTCCGGACCAAGGACGCCCAGATCGTGAAGGACCCGAAGCGCGGGGGCTACATGATCGCCTTCTCCAAGCTCAAGTCGAAGGGGAACGCGGAGGAAATGGCCTCGAACCTCCAGCGCATGTCCTTCCGAGCACACGTCGAGGTTGCCCAAAAGTAGGCCACCTCGGCCCCTGGAGGGTGCCGGGACCAGAGGGCAGGGGCTTGGGAAAGCCCTTGCCCTCTAGCTGCTTCCGGCCCCTTGCATCCATGGGGCACCTCTGCTAGACTTATAAGAGCTGGTGGGGGGCGTGCACACGGAAGTGTGACCCGCAGGAGCAGCATCGTCTCCACCGCCCAACTCGGACAGGTGCCGGTGCCCGGTCTGAGTTGCGCCACAGCCTGAACGTGGTTCGCGATGTTCCTCTCGTGAACCCGTTCCGGACTCACCGGCGCGTCTGCGAGAGGCGGTCGATACCCCGATGATCTTCCCGTCAGAACTCGTCTCCAAGCCGCGTCGCGCGGAGACGGAGCCTGGCCCCGTCTACTCCTTCCTCAAGAGAACCATCGACATCATCGGCTCGGGCATCGGGCTCCTGCTCCTTGCGCCGGTCTTCGTGATTCTCGCGATCGCGATCAGGATCGACAGCCCCGGTTCCGTCTTCTACGTCCAGGAACGAATCGGCAAGAACCGCAGGCGCGAGCGCCGGAGTGATCCTCCGGGCGGCGAGTGCCGCCGGCGCCAGGACACGTTCGGCCGCCCGTTCAAGATCTACAAGCTCCGCTCGATGGTCGTGAACGCGGAGAAGGCGACCGGACCGGTGTGGGCCGCTGCGGCGGACAGCCGGATCACCCGCATGGGGCGCTTCCTCCGGAAGACCCGCCTCGACGAGACTCCTCAGCTCTGGAACGTGCTCCGCGGAGACATGAGCCTGGTCGGACCACGTCCCGAGCGCCCCAGCTTCGTCGTCACGCTCGCGCAGACCCTTCCCGAGTACCCGATGCGGTGCTCCACGCTGCCGGGGATCACGGGGCTCGCGCAGGTCAAGTCGCAGTACGACTCGTCCATCGAGACCGTGAACCGGAAGCTGCAGTACGATCTCTACTACGTTCGCCACGGCCGCTTCATGCTCGACATGAAGATCATGGCCGCGACGGTGAAGGTGATGGCGCGAGGAGAAGGGGCGCACTAAGACTCCGCGCGTCCCATCGACCGATGCACCCGGGCCCGCCCGAACATGGCGGGCCTTTTGCTTGACCGTCGTGACGGCACGATGCTAGCGTGCGCGCGGGCTCGACCGCGCACCCACTTCCGGTGCGGCACGCGCGGGAGGCTCCTCGACCGTGAGAGTGCCGACCCGCCCCAGCGAGATCCAGCGCGCCGCCTACGAGCGGCTCTGGCGCCGTGCCGAGGAGATCCGCTCCCTCTGCGGTCTGCCCCCGCTTCCCACGCAGTCGAAGGGGCCGGACGGCCCCGATCCGCTCTCGCTCGCTCCCCTCGTCGAGATCCTGCTCCTGGACCTCGAAGGGAACTTCCGCCGCGAGCTCGCCACCCGCGTCCAGCTCGAAGGACTCGGCGAGCTCATGGCGTTCTCGTCGCGGAGCGACGAGCCGGGCGCTTCCTACCGCACGCTCGTGAACTACCTCGCCCGCGCCCTGGATCAGCCACGGCTCTGGCTGGGCGTGCTGGACGGGAGTCCTCCGGCGTTCACCGTCTACGTGGCCGGAGACCCCGCGGTGGTCGACGTGAAGCCGGAGCGCGTTCACGTCCAGTGGCTCCAGCCGGATTGGCTGCAATGGGTCGCGCTGGGAAAGGGCAACTCGCCCCTCTGGGTCGGGCCGACCGGCTCGCGGAAGGGCGGACCGTGGCACCCGCTCCCGGTTCGCGGCGAGCTCGCCATCGGGAGGCTCTCGGGAGAAGTGCCGCACTGTCCGGGCTCGATGCCCGGGGGTCTGGTCTGCGGCCTCTCGCGGGCGCCCCTCCAGGACCTCGCCGGCGGACACCGTCAGTGCGGCCAGTGCGAGTTTCGCCACATCATCGGCCTCCTCGGAGTCGAGGGGAGGGACGCCCCCGAGGTCCGCTCGCTCGATCCCGTGGTCCCATCCCTGGGCGCCATCCTCACGAATCTCGGGCTCCGGGACTCGCTCGATCTCGAGACCCGGTTCCGGGAGGCGGTCATCGAATACCTCCCCCTGGGCGTCGTCGCGATCGACTCGCGAGGCCACGTCCTCACATGGAATCGAGCCGCCGAGGAGCTGGTCGGACTGAGCCGTGACGAGGCCGCATCCCAGCCCCTCGCGCGAACGCTCCCGGAGCGCTCGTGGCACGACTCGCTGGTGCAGAGCCTCGAGCAGGGAAGGGAGGAGGTGCGCCGCGAGCACGACCTCGTTCGTCCGGACGGCTCCTCGGTCCCGGTGGAGGTTTCCACGGCTCCGCTCCGGGACTCCGAGGGACGGATCCGCGGCGCGGTGGCCACGCTCATGGACGTCTCCAGCATCAAGAGCATGGAGGAGCGGATCCGGCAGCTCGACCGCCTCGCGGCCCTGGGCCGCTTCGCCTCGAGCGTCGCCCACGAGCTCCGGAACCCCCTGACCGGGATCGCCACCGGGGTCCAGTACCTGAGCCGCGGCTACCCCGAGGGGGACGAGCGCCACGAGAGCGTCGCCTTCATCCTCCGGGAGGTGGTCCGGCTCAACACCATCATCCAGGACCTCTTCACGGCCTCCAGGCCCCGCGACCTGCGCCTGGAGTCGATCTCCCTCCAGGAGGTCGCCCAGCGCGCCCTCCGCGGGCTCAAGCCGACCCCCGAGGACTCAGGGGTCAGGATCGAGCTGGAAGGTGCCGATACCTGGCCCAGGGTCACGGCCGACGCGGACCAGATCCAGCAGGTCCTCTTGAACCTCATCCAGAACGCCGTCCAGGCGACTCCCCGGGGCGGGCGCGTCACGCTTCGCGTCCGGGAGGGACGCGGGGGGGTGGAGATCGAGGTGGAGGACACCGGATCCGGGATTGCGGAGGAGCACCGGGAGAAGATCTTCGACCCGTTCTACACCACCCGTTCCAAGGGGACCGGGCTGGGCCTCTTCGTGGCGCACGGAATCGTGCAGCGCCATCGGGGGGCGATCGAGGTCGAGAGCGAGGTGGGGAACGGTACCCGCTTCCGGATCCTGCTTCCGAGGAACCGTCCTGAGGGCGACGCATGACGAAGGCTTCGATTCTCATCATCGACGACGACGACACCATCCGCTACTTCCTGCCGCGCGACCTGGAGGCCGAGGGATTCCAGGTGACGACGGCGGAGACGGGGCAGGCGGGACTCCGTGCGCTCGAGCGGGAAACGGTCGATCTCGTGCTCCTCGACATCCGCCTGCCCGATCTCACCGGGATCGAGGTGCTGCAGCGGATCCGGGCGCAGTGGCCCGACCAGATCGTCGTCATGCTCACCGGCGAGCCGGATCACGAGACCGCCGTCTCCGCCATGCGGCTCGGGGCCCGCGACTACCTCACGAAGGGAAAGCCGATTCGCGAGGAGCTCCTCCTCGTCCTCGAGCGGGAGCTCTCGAACCAGCGCCTCGGACGCGAGGTCCAGCACCTCCGCCGGGAGCGCACGCAGAAGTTCACGCGCGAGTTCGTCCGCGGGCAGAGCGCGGCGATGGAGCGCGTCTACTCGGTCGTGGAGCAGGTGGCCGCGAGCGAGTCCACCAGCGTGCTGATCGAGGGGGAGAGCGGAACCGGGAAGGAGCTGATCGCGCACCTGATCCACGATCTCTCCGCCCGCAAGGACAAGCCGATGCTCGAGGTGAACTGCGCCGCGATCCCTCGCGAGCTCCTCGAGTCGGAGCTCTTCGGGCACGAGAAGGGCGCCTTCACCGACGCGCGCCAGCAGAAGCAGGGACTTCTGGAGCTCGCGCACGGGGGCACTCTCTTCCTGGACGAGGTGGGCGAGATGAGTCTCACGATCCAGGTGAAGCTCCTCCGCGTGCTCGAGCGGATGACGTTCAAGCGTGTCGGCGGCACGAAGGACATCACCGTGAGCGTGCGCGTCATCTCCGCCACGAATCAGAACCTCGAGACCATGGTGCGGGAACAGCGCTTCCGGGAGGACCTCTATTACCGTCTCAAGGTCGTGCCCATCCGCGTTCCCGCGCTCCGGGACCGGAGGGAGGACATCCTCCCCCTGGCGCGGCACTTTCTCGAGCAGTTCAACCGCTCCTTCGGGAAGGTCTTCCGCGCCATCGATCCCGAGGCCGAGCGGATTCTCCTCTCCTATCCCTGGCCGGGGAACATCCGCGAGCTCCGGAACCTGTTCGAGCGGATCGTGCTCCTGAACCAGGGAGACCGCATCCAGGCCCAGCACCTGAACGCCGCCATCGCGGCGCCCCCTCCCCGGGGCGACTCCGAGATGGACGCTCTCCGCCAGGTGATCGAGTCGGGGCAGTTCCCGGAGGATGGGATCGACCTCGAGGGTGCCCTGGGCTCCGTGGAGCGGGAGATCATCCAGCGAGCCTTCGATTGGACCCGTGGGAATCAGAGCCGGACGGCGACGCTTCTGCAGATGAAGCGTGATAAACTGCGCTACCGGATGAAACTCTACGGGTTCCATGACGCCACCACGAGCGAGATCGCCTGAGACCCCGGCCCGGGGCCTGACCCGGGTCGCCCTCTTCTTCCTGCTCGCGGCCGGAGCGCCGGGGTGCGGCTACACGCTCTCGAGCGTTCTCCCCACCCACATCAAGACGATCGCGATTCCGACCTTCGCGAACAACACGGTGGAGCACGGCCTCGCGGACGACGTCACACAATCGCTCATCGACGGCTTCCTCGCGGACAAGAAGCTCCGCCTGGAGCGGGAGCGGGACGCCGATTCCGTGCTCCGGGGGACGGTCCTCGCGTACCGCAATCGCGTGTATGCTTACGATCCCAGCGAGGTGGCGACCCAGTACGAGATCCTGCTCATCGTGCAGGTGACGTACCGGGACGTCGTCAAGAACCGGGATCTCTGGAAGGAGAACGAGATGATCGTGCGCACCACCTATCACGAGGTCCCGGTCGGGACGGAGCCCGCGCAGACCGAGGTGGACGGGCGGAGGGACGTGATCCAGAAGCTCACGGACCTCGTCGTGAGCCGGACGATCCAGGGGTGGTGACGCGCCGGAGCGGCGCGCTCGCCGCGGCCGAGGCCGAGCGCCTTCTTCGCGAGCCCGCGTCGAAGCTCCCGCCGCTCGCGCTCGCGTCGGGCGCGGAGGACTTCCTGAGGGATCGCGTCGTCCTGGCGTTCCGCGAAGGCGCCGAGGCCGAAGGCGCCGAGTTCCAGAGGCTCGAGGGCGACTCGGTGGACGCGTCCCGGCTCGCGGAGGCGCTCGCGTCGGTCTCCCTCTTCGGAGGCGCCCGCCGCATCTGGATCCGCGAGGTGAGCCGCCTGGAGAAGGGGGCCGAGGAAGCGCTCCTCGCGTGGGCCTCGGGGCCCGGCGAGGGCGCGCGCGTCCTCGCCACGACGTCGCGCGCGGTCCAGGAGCTCAAGACGCTCCAGTCGCTCGCCGCGCGGGCGACCACGATCTCGTGCGACGCGAGCGAGACGGAGGCGCGCCGGTGGGCCGAGCGGCTGGCGGAGGAGGCCGGGCTCAAGCTCCCGGCCGGGGCACTCGAGGCGATCGCCGCTCGTGCCCCGAATCTCCTTGCATGGAGCCACGAGATCGACAAGCTGCGCGTTCACGCGGGACCGGATGGCCGGCTCCCGGCGAGCGCGCTCGATACGCTCGCGGGCGCGCGCACCACGGCCTCCGCCGAGCGCTGGGCCGCGGCCGTGATCGCAGGCGATCTTCGCGAGGCGCGTGCCGAGGCGGCCGCGCTCGACGCGGAGGGGGTCGGAGGGACCGCGTGCCTGTGGGCCGTCGCGGAGCGGGCGCTCGGCGTCCTCGACCCGCAGCCCTACATGGCGTACCGGAGAGGCGGCGCCGGTTCCGTCTCGCTCGGTCCGGACGCCGCGCGAAGAGCGCTCGACGTCGTGTATCGCGCCGACCGCGCGCTCAAGACGGGCGAGGTGAAGGACCAGGAGCTTCGTGAGTTCGTGGAACGGGAGATGACTTCGAGAGGGTCTTATGTCGGAGCGTAAGGAAGCCCACCGCGCGACCGCGCCGCCCTGGGACGAGCGCGACGGCCGGGAGGGTCGCGAGGATCGGGCGCGCTATCCGTTCCGCGAGATGGAGCAGCGGGCGCGCGCGCTCTGGAAGTCGGAGCGGCTCTTCGAGGTCGTCGATCCCGCGAAGGCGGAGAAGCCCTTCTACTGCCTCAACATGTTTCCGTATCCCTCCGGCGATCTCCACGTGGGGCACGGGCGGAACTACATCCTCGGCGACGTGGTCACGCGACTCAAGACGATGCAGGGCCACCAGGTGCTCTCCCCCATGGGCTGGGACGCGTTCGGCCTGCCCGCGGAAAATGCCGCGATCGCGAACCGGATCCACCCGGCGGTGTGGACGAAGCGGAACATCGCGCGCATGAAGGAGCAGCTCCTCTC
Encoded here:
- a CDS encoding sugar transferase encodes the protein MIFPSELVSKPRRAETEPGPVYSFLKRTIDIIGSGIGLLLLAPVFVILAIAIRIDSPGSVFYVQERIGKNRRRERRSDPPGGECRRRQDTFGRPFKIYKLRSMVVNAEKATGPVWAAAADSRITRMGRFLRKTRLDETPQLWNVLRGDMSLVGPRPERPSFVVTLAQTLPEYPMRCSTLPGITGLAQVKSQYDSSIETVNRKLQYDLYYVRHGRFMLDMKIMAATVKVMARGEGAH
- a CDS encoding LptE family protein, whose translation is MTPPRARSPETPARGLTRVALFFLLAAGAPGCGYTLSSVLPTHIKTIAIPTFANNTVEHGLADDVTQSLIDGFLADKKLRLERERDADSVLRGTVLAYRNRVYAYDPSEVATQYEILLIVQVTYRDVVKNRDLWKENEMIVRTTYHEVPVGTEPAQTEVDGRRDVIQKLTDLVVSRTIQGW
- a CDS encoding ATP-binding protein, with the translated sequence MRVPTRPSEIQRAAYERLWRRAEEIRSLCGLPPLPTQSKGPDGPDPLSLAPLVEILLLDLEGNFRRELATRVQLEGLGELMAFSSRSDEPGASYRTLVNYLARALDQPRLWLGVLDGSPPAFTVYVAGDPAVVDVKPERVHVQWLQPDWLQWVALGKGNSPLWVGPTGSRKGGPWHPLPVRGELAIGRLSGEVPHCPGSMPGGLVCGLSRAPLQDLAGGHRQCGQCEFRHIIGLLGVEGRDAPEVRSLDPVVPSLGAILTNLGLRDSLDLETRFREAVIEYLPLGVVAIDSRGHVLTWNRAAEELVGLSRDEAASQPLARTLPERSWHDSLVQSLEQGREEVRREHDLVRPDGSSVPVEVSTAPLRDSEGRIRGAVATLMDVSSIKSMEERIRQLDRLAALGRFASSVAHELRNPLTGIATGVQYLSRGYPEGDERHESVAFILREVVRLNTIIQDLFTASRPRDLRLESISLQEVAQRALRGLKPTPEDSGVRIELEGADTWPRVTADADQIQQVLLNLIQNAVQATPRGGRVTLRVREGRGGVEIEVEDTGSGIAEEHREKIFDPFYTTRSKGTGLGLFVAHGIVQRHRGAIEVESEVGNGTRFRILLPRNRPEGDA
- a CDS encoding sigma-54 dependent transcriptional regulator; the encoded protein is MTKASILIIDDDDTIRYFLPRDLEAEGFQVTTAETGQAGLRALERETVDLVLLDIRLPDLTGIEVLQRIRAQWPDQIVVMLTGEPDHETAVSAMRLGARDYLTKGKPIREELLLVLERELSNQRLGREVQHLRRERTQKFTREFVRGQSAAMERVYSVVEQVAASESTSVLIEGESGTGKELIAHLIHDLSARKDKPMLEVNCAAIPRELLESELFGHEKGAFTDARQQKQGLLELAHGGTLFLDEVGEMSLTIQVKLLRVLERMTFKRVGGTKDITVSVRVISATNQNLETMVREQRFREDLYYRLKVVPIRVPALRDRREDILPLARHFLEQFNRSFGKVFRAIDPEAERILLSYPWPGNIRELRNLFERIVLLNQGDRIQAQHLNAAIAAPPPRGDSEMDALRQVIESGQFPEDGIDLEGALGSVEREIIQRAFDWTRGNQSRTATLLQMKRDKLRYRMKLYGFHDATTSEIA